A single window of Candidatus Rhabdochlamydia oedothoracis DNA harbors:
- the glyS gene encoding glycine--tRNA ligase subunit beta — protein sequence MLTFEQIIERLNTFWVKQNCIIHQGYDLEVGAGIFNPATFLRCLGKEPYRAAYVESCRRPKDAKDKDPHRLQMSHQYQVFIKPPPTDTRTLYLQSLFALNLDVKKHDIRFVHNDWEISSLGISGLGWKIWCNGMKITQFTYLQTVGDIALKPISVEITYDLERLALFLQNKTAIFDIQYNHLFTLRDLFLQNEVEWSHYHLTEASVPMWLRHFSDYEQEIKNLIKNNLPIPAYDFVIKASHVFNLLDARGAICFTQRNSYIRKIRNLTHLVAKAILSRQVCLTTPFISTKFIIQKNPCFNPKNTRDFLLEIGSEQLPASFVPIGCLYLENAMRNLLETSGLEFEELQIFGTPQRLSILVKDLVEGTESVEEQIKGPSITVAFDKKGNLTREGKGFLQACNIAFCTLAEVLQEETQNLYFMSMGGIQYLIATIYVKGSSTYALLQKQLPSLIMNIAFPKKMYWEDPSIRYARPIRWILALFGTQVVSFNLGRIQSGNFSFGHFQLKPTYIEIKHPKYYLSDLKNHCVLADIEERKQHIEKQIKILEQQIKGYAIEQNKVLPEVLHLTEWPTLMLGFFDAKFLRIPQEVLISQIIKYRKYFPITDRHNQLMNAFIITIDNQPNPMIQLGNEKELLFRLSNRAILYEKEVHIPLELSYYKLQEISYQKNCKNLWNKVERLTLIAIMLHQYLEVAEYTHVQRAALLSKSDLCSALVNEFSDLQGIIGKYYALAQNEQHQVAIALEEQWMPRSKCDAVPKTPTGIILSLSDKIDDLISSYSTSRDLYPLRKQAMGIIRILLKNKMSCNLQVLLLKACQVFSIINKKKATQAIITFINTRKKLIFEELGFRKDEIDAIIRISPYDPFDQLCRLEAFCSFRKSKKSLFCFIKTYRRIKGYTQNDSPAFQQKLMIEPAEKKILQEYILIHKCWPKILQKKQYLEAFKLLAELQNPLEKFFKTIIILTNDPVLRGNRIALLKKFIKLFESLMDFSKF from the coding sequence ATGTTAACCTTTGAGCAAATCATTGAGCGACTTAATACCTTTTGGGTTAAACAAAACTGCATTATTCATCAAGGATATGATTTAGAGGTTGGAGCTGGGATATTTAATCCTGCTACATTTTTGCGCTGTCTGGGTAAAGAGCCTTACAGAGCAGCTTATGTAGAATCGTGTCGTAGACCAAAAGATGCAAAAGATAAAGATCCACATCGACTTCAGATGTCTCATCAATATCAAGTTTTCATCAAACCACCCCCAACCGATACACGTACTCTATATCTACAATCTCTTTTTGCATTAAACCTGGATGTTAAAAAACACGATATTCGATTTGTACATAATGATTGGGAAATCTCTTCATTAGGTATTTCCGGATTAGGATGGAAGATTTGGTGTAATGGAATGAAAATCACCCAATTTACCTATTTACAAACAGTGGGAGACATTGCATTAAAACCAATTAGTGTAGAGATCACCTATGATTTAGAAAGACTCGCTCTATTCCTTCAAAATAAGACTGCAATTTTTGATATACAATACAACCATCTTTTTACTCTTCGCGACCTATTTTTACAAAATGAAGTGGAATGGAGTCATTATCATCTTACGGAAGCCTCTGTTCCTATGTGGCTGCGTCATTTTAGTGATTATGAGCAAGAGATTAAAAATCTAATAAAAAACAATCTTCCTATTCCAGCTTATGATTTTGTGATTAAAGCATCTCATGTTTTTAATTTGTTAGATGCAAGAGGTGCTATTTGCTTTACTCAAAGAAATAGCTATATTAGAAAAATCCGAAATCTAACCCACCTAGTTGCTAAAGCTATTCTTTCCAGACAAGTTTGTTTAACAACCCCTTTTATAAGTACAAAGTTTATTATACAAAAAAATCCTTGTTTCAACCCAAAAAATACACGGGATTTTCTTTTAGAAATTGGTTCAGAACAACTACCTGCGAGTTTTGTACCCATTGGCTGCCTATATCTAGAAAATGCCATGCGCAATTTGTTAGAAACCTCTGGATTAGAATTTGAAGAGCTGCAGATATTTGGAACCCCTCAACGCCTAAGTATTTTGGTAAAGGATCTTGTAGAAGGAACGGAATCCGTGGAAGAACAAATAAAAGGACCTTCAATAACTGTAGCTTTCGATAAGAAAGGTAATTTAACAAGAGAAGGCAAGGGGTTTTTACAAGCTTGTAATATTGCCTTTTGTACTTTAGCTGAAGTATTGCAAGAAGAAACACAAAACTTGTATTTTATGTCTATGGGTGGCATTCAATACCTAATTGCTACCATTTATGTAAAAGGTAGCTCTACCTATGCGCTTCTACAAAAACAGCTACCGTCTTTGATTATGAATATAGCCTTCCCCAAGAAAATGTATTGGGAAGATCCATCTATTAGGTATGCTCGTCCTATTCGATGGATTCTTGCTTTATTTGGGACCCAAGTGGTGTCTTTTAATCTAGGCAGGATTCAATCCGGGAACTTTTCCTTTGGCCATTTTCAACTTAAGCCTACTTATATTGAAATCAAACATCCAAAATATTATCTTTCTGATTTAAAAAATCACTGCGTTCTAGCAGATATAGAAGAAAGAAAACAACACATTGAAAAACAAATTAAAATCTTAGAACAACAAATAAAAGGATATGCAATAGAGCAGAATAAAGTACTTCCAGAGGTATTGCATCTTACAGAATGGCCTACCTTAATGCTGGGATTTTTTGATGCTAAATTTCTAAGAATTCCTCAAGAAGTACTTATTTCACAAATTATAAAATACCGCAAATATTTTCCTATCACTGATCGTCATAATCAACTAATGAATGCTTTTATTATTACAATTGATAATCAACCCAACCCAATGATTCAACTGGGCAATGAAAAGGAACTTCTTTTCCGTTTGTCTAATAGAGCTATTCTTTATGAAAAAGAAGTTCATATTCCACTTGAGTTAAGTTATTATAAACTACAAGAAATAAGTTATCAGAAAAATTGTAAAAATCTTTGGAATAAAGTAGAAAGGCTAACTCTAATAGCAATAATGCTTCATCAGTACTTAGAAGTCGCAGAATATACACACGTACAAAGAGCTGCTCTTTTAAGTAAGTCCGACCTTTGCTCTGCACTTGTGAATGAGTTTTCTGATTTGCAAGGTATTATTGGTAAATATTATGCTCTAGCGCAAAATGAACAACACCAAGTAGCAATAGCTCTTGAAGAACAATGGATGCCTAGATCAAAATGCGATGCCGTTCCTAAAACTCCGACCGGCATTATACTAAGTCTATCAGATAAAATAGACGATCTTATTAGTTCCTATAGCACCTCTAGGGATCTTTATCCTTTACGTAAACAGGCAATGGGTATTATTCGAATCCTGTTAAAAAATAAAATGAGTTGTAACTTGCAAGTTTTATTATTAAAAGCCTGTCAGGTATTTTCTATCATAAATAAAAAAAAAGCCACGCAAGCAATTATCACTTTCATCAATACTCGCAAGAAATTGATCTTTGAAGAATTAGGCTTTAGAAAAGATGAAATTGATGCCATTATAAGGATAAGCCCTTATGACCCTTTTGATCAATTATGTAGATTAGAAGCTTTTTGTAGCTTTCGCAAATCTAAAAAAAGCCTCTTTTGCTTTATTAAAACCTATAGACGCATTAAAGGATACACCCAGAATGATTCCCCTGCTTTTCAGCAAAAGCTTATGATTGAACCTGCTGAGAAAAAAATTCTTCAAGAATATATTCTAATTCATAAATGCTGGCCAAAAATCCTACAGAAAAAACAGTATCTAGAAGCGTTCAAATTACTAGCAGAATTGCAAAATCCTTTAGAAAAATTTTTCAAAACTATAATCATCCTTACAAATGATCCAGTTCTGCGTGGAAATAGGATTGCTCTTTTAAAGAAATTCATTAAATTATTTGAATCCTTAATGGATTTCAGCAAATTCTAA
- the rlmN gene encoding 23S rRNA (adenine(2503)-C(2))-methyltransferase RlmN yields the protein MPLSSVHTLPLEKLRSNLSLEGYKSFHASQIFNWVYKLRQSRWDQMTNLPLDLRSYLKENLLVIQLVKKREVLSEDRETVKFLWQLSDNMLVESVLICSEGRRTVCVSSQVGCPARCAFCASGKEGLKRNLTAVEIFEQVYQIDLWLFERQEKVSHVVFMGMGEPFENYEAVVETIRLLIDPNRLALSQRRITVSTVGVVEGINRFSNEGLKTNLVLSLHAPNQHIRQKIIPYARKYPLEDILAAVGNFARITKRDVTYEYTLIRNINDSIEQAKKLAALLKGQQCSVNLIPYNPIEKVRLQRPEKEVIEAFREILLSSNIVTTWRYTKGKDIAAACGQLALQK from the coding sequence ATGCCTCTTTCTTCCGTTCACACATTACCCCTAGAAAAACTACGTTCTAATTTATCCTTAGAAGGGTATAAATCCTTCCATGCTTCTCAAATCTTTAATTGGGTATACAAGCTAAGGCAATCCCGTTGGGATCAAATGACCAATTTGCCTTTAGATCTACGTTCTTATCTAAAAGAAAATTTACTAGTAATACAGCTAGTAAAAAAACGCGAGGTCCTTTCAGAGGATCGAGAAACCGTTAAATTTTTATGGCAGCTTTCCGATAACATGCTCGTAGAATCGGTTCTTATTTGCTCTGAGGGTAGACGTACTGTATGCGTTTCTTCGCAGGTGGGTTGTCCTGCTCGTTGTGCTTTCTGCGCTTCAGGAAAAGAAGGGTTAAAACGCAACTTAACCGCGGTGGAGATTTTTGAACAAGTGTACCAAATTGATCTTTGGTTATTTGAAAGGCAAGAGAAGGTATCTCATGTTGTTTTTATGGGTATGGGAGAGCCTTTTGAAAACTATGAAGCGGTTGTAGAAACCATTCGTTTATTAATTGATCCTAATCGATTGGCACTCTCTCAAAGACGGATTACTGTTTCTACAGTAGGCGTAGTGGAAGGAATTAATCGTTTCTCTAACGAGGGTTTAAAAACCAATCTAGTGCTTTCTTTGCATGCTCCCAATCAGCATATTAGGCAAAAAATTATCCCTTATGCACGTAAGTACCCCCTAGAAGATATTTTAGCAGCTGTGGGAAATTTTGCTAGAATAACCAAACGAGATGTAACTTACGAATATACCTTAATTCGCAATATCAACGACAGTATAGAGCAGGCTAAAAAATTAGCCGCTTTACTTAAAGGTCAACAATGCAGCGTAAATTTAATTCCTTATAACCCTATTGAAAAAGTTCGGTTGCAACGTCCTGAAAAGGAAGTCATTGAAGCCTTTCGAGAAATTTTACTCTCATCTAATATTGTCACCACCTGGCGTTATACAAAAGGAAAAGACATTGCAGCAGCTTGTGGACAACTAGCCTTGCAAAAGTGA
- a CDS encoding CDP-alcohol phosphatidyltransferase family protein encodes MSIALILTLLRILLGPIFVVLYLYYDQLGFTLLALPYVLLCLTVLSEVSDVFDGLLARRYNKVTDLGKLLDPMADSIFRLSVFLAFTQGVIQLPLLLVCIFFYRDIVISTLRALCGLRGFALAARLSGKIKAVVQAVIIFFILVMLIPYSLGYLELSLLRKLSVYSVSIGVIYTLYSGCEYILANRAYIQKALGLKR; translated from the coding sequence ATGAGCATAGCGCTCATACTCACATTATTGCGTATTTTACTAGGGCCTATATTTGTTGTTCTTTATCTGTACTATGATCAATTGGGATTTACACTACTTGCTTTGCCTTATGTTTTGTTGTGCTTAACCGTGTTATCAGAGGTTTCAGATGTATTTGATGGGTTATTAGCTCGTAGATATAATAAAGTTACAGATTTAGGAAAACTGCTGGATCCAATGGCGGATAGTATTTTTCGTCTTTCAGTTTTTTTAGCTTTTACCCAAGGGGTAATACAGCTCCCTTTGTTGCTTGTGTGCATCTTTTTTTATCGAGATATTGTGATTAGTACACTTAGAGCTTTATGTGGGCTAAGAGGATTTGCTCTAGCAGCTCGTCTTTCAGGCAAAATTAAAGCGGTTGTGCAAGCAGTAATTATTTTCTTTATTCTTGTAATGCTCATTCCTTATTCCCTTGGCTATTTAGAATTGAGTTTATTACGGAAATTAAGTGTTTATAGCGTAAGTATAGGGGTTATTTATACCCTTTATTCAGGATGTGAATACATATTGGCCAATAGGGCTTATATTCAAAAAGCATTAGGACTTAAAAGATAA
- a CDS encoding glycogen synthase, whose protein sequence is MHIIHIASELTPIAKAGGLADVVYGICQETLKLGHITEVILPKYDCINCKYLTDLKVEQKDIWMFVGSHRYNNTIWSASLGELKIFLIESDHPEYLYHRGVIYGCSDDIDRFIYFSCVAMQYLLQLGKQPDILHLHDWHTSLIALLCQKNNYKLGKSVLTIHNLAHQGICSINTLLDKDFLKGLGFSDSLNLLEIGIVYADCIAIVSSNYQKEIQTPEGGCGLDLVLRASQKKLVSILNGIDQDYWNPAKDPYLKKNYHINELENVLKAKLINKCFLQKHLSLAQENVPLVSCITRLVPQKGPNLIEYSILRTLELGGQFVLLGSVSQSNNDIREQFISLQEKYKDNNRVAILLINDEELAHLIFAASDLFIIPSLFEPCGLTQMIAMHYGTIPIARMTGGLVDTVFDVDTSDKPFEERNGFTFEFPDWQGLNWALERAITCYNDHKKWQQIMKAGLIYDSSWEKSAKQYVCIYEELLSFKS, encoded by the coding sequence ATGCACATTATACACATTGCTTCAGAACTCACCCCCATTGCTAAAGCAGGAGGATTAGCCGATGTTGTGTATGGAATTTGTCAAGAAACTTTGAAACTCGGACACATAACAGAAGTTATTCTACCAAAATATGACTGTATTAATTGCAAATACCTAACGGATCTAAAAGTAGAGCAGAAAGACATCTGGATGTTTGTGGGCTCTCATCGTTATAACAATACGATTTGGTCAGCTAGTTTAGGCGAATTAAAAATTTTTCTAATAGAATCGGATCATCCAGAATACTTGTACCATCGTGGTGTTATTTATGGATGTTCTGATGATATCGATCGCTTTATCTATTTTTCTTGCGTAGCTATGCAATATTTGCTGCAATTAGGAAAACAACCCGATATTCTACATTTACATGATTGGCACACTTCTTTAATTGCTCTTTTATGCCAGAAAAATAACTACAAATTAGGAAAGAGTGTTTTAACCATTCACAATTTAGCACATCAAGGAATCTGTTCTATAAATACTCTTTTAGATAAAGATTTTTTAAAAGGTCTTGGTTTTTCTGATTCTTTGAATTTATTAGAAATAGGAATTGTATATGCTGATTGCATAGCTATCGTTTCTTCTAATTATCAAAAAGAAATTCAAACGCCTGAAGGAGGATGTGGGTTAGATCTAGTTTTACGAGCGTCTCAAAAGAAGTTAGTAAGTATTTTAAATGGTATTGACCAAGACTATTGGAACCCGGCTAAAGATCCCTATCTTAAAAAAAATTATCACATAAACGAGTTAGAAAATGTTCTAAAAGCCAAACTGATAAACAAATGTTTTTTACAAAAGCATCTATCCCTTGCTCAAGAAAATGTCCCTTTGGTTTCTTGCATTACTAGGCTTGTTCCTCAAAAAGGTCCCAACTTAATTGAATATAGCATTCTACGTACTCTAGAATTAGGAGGACAGTTTGTTCTTCTTGGTTCGGTTTCTCAATCAAATAATGATATAAGAGAGCAGTTTATTTCCTTACAAGAAAAATATAAGGATAACAACAGAGTGGCTATTTTACTCATCAATGATGAAGAGTTAGCTCATCTGATTTTTGCAGCCTCTGATTTATTTATTATTCCCTCTTTATTTGAACCGTGTGGTCTTACACAAATGATAGCTATGCATTATGGAACAATTCCTATTGCTAGAATGACAGGAGGTCTTGTAGATACGGTCTTTGATGTTGATACCTCGGATAAACCCTTTGAAGAACGTAATGGCTTTACTTTTGAATTTCCTGATTGGCAAGGATTGAATTGGGCCTTAGAAAGAGCGATTACTTGCTATAACGATCACAAGAAATGGCAACAAATCATGAAAGCTGGTCTTATCTACGATTCTAGTTGGGAGAAAAGCGCTAAACAATACGTATGTATATATGAAGAACTTTTATCTTTTAAGTCCTAA
- a CDS encoding disulfide bond formation protein B, translated as MYKLERTLLERSLNTIWAFVICGVLLGGYSVQFLKHELPCPLCLLQRLSMIGVAMGPLLNLRFGIYPAHYAVSILSALFGGFVSLRQISLHICPGFSSFGEPVLGLELYTWALVVFACSVFVSAIMLFLHTTSPQHIQKTQMNTFENMGFWLVLFMTAANVITIFQECGLSACTG; from the coding sequence ATGTATAAATTGGAACGCACTTTATTAGAACGCAGTTTGAATACCATTTGGGCATTTGTGATTTGTGGTGTGCTTTTAGGTGGCTATTCCGTGCAATTTCTCAAACATGAACTACCTTGTCCTCTTTGTTTATTACAACGTTTAAGCATGATTGGAGTAGCTATGGGTCCTTTACTAAACTTACGCTTTGGTATTTATCCAGCTCATTATGCAGTTTCGATTTTAAGCGCACTTTTTGGAGGATTTGTTTCTTTAAGACAAATATCTCTTCATATTTGTCCTGGATTCTCGTCATTTGGAGAACCTGTTCTTGGCTTAGAACTATACACTTGGGCTTTAGTTGTCTTTGCTTGTTCTGTTTTTGTATCTGCAATTATGCTCTTTCTTCACACAACATCTCCTCAGCACATACAAAAAACGCAAATGAACACATTTGAAAATATGGGTTTTTGGCTTGTGTTGTTTATGACTGCAGCAAATGTTATTACAATATTTCAAGAATGTGGCCTTAGCGCTTGTACAGGCTAA
- a CDS encoding DUF5993 family protein encodes MMVLLFFIFMITILFIWKGYRKVGIGLTLINLVFCLFMLWHHATDILKIRI; translated from the coding sequence ATGATGGTTTTGTTGTTTTTTATTTTTATGATTACGATCTTGTTCATTTGGAAAGGCTATCGAAAAGTAGGGATTGGCTTAACTCTAATCAATCTTGTTTTCTGCCTCTTTATGTTATGGCACCATGCAACAGATATTCTTAAGATCCGGATTTGA
- a CDS encoding helix-turn-helix domain-containing protein, producing the protein MHCHERNKRLCDGIKSILLLDEGWTCPQVAHALLLDDDTIRRYYKIYSKDGKEALLNLNYTGKVCWLSQNQLEQLKIYVKEEAPHSAKQVINFAKDRFGI; encoded by the coding sequence ATGCATTGCCATGAACGGAATAAAAGGCTATGCGATGGAATCAAATCTATTTTATTGTTAGATGAAGGGTGGACATGCCCACAAGTAGCACATGCTTTACTCCTAGATGACGATACGATAAGACGTTATTATAAAATCTATTCAAAAGACGGAAAAGAAGCCTTACTAAATTTGAACTATACAGGAAAGGTTTGCTGGCTCAGTCAAAATCAGCTTGAGCAACTAAAAATCTATGTAAAAGAAGAAGCACCCCATTCGGCTAAACAAGTGATTAATTTTGCCAAAGACCGCTTTGGAATATAG
- a CDS encoding transposase — translation MYYTPSAMVSLLHRLNFTYKKPKLIPGKVNEEAKKLFSQELQKLEKEFAQTDQLLYLDGVHPQHNSKPSYGWYEKGSKAILLTNTGRKRININGALDVKRLEVTTLSSDSINAQSTLDLFKKWEEKYPFAQKSSFKTRK, via the coding sequence ATATATTATACGCCATCAGCTATGGTTTCTTTACTGCACCGCTTAAACTTCACCTATAAAAAACCTAAGCTGATTCCTGGAAAAGTGAATGAGGAAGCAAAAAAGCTTTTTTCACAAGAATTACAAAAACTAGAAAAAGAATTCGCTCAAACAGATCAACTGCTTTATCTAGATGGGGTTCATCCTCAACACAATTCCAAACCCTCTTATGGATGGTATGAAAAAGGATCTAAAGCTATATTGCTAACGAACACAGGACGTAAACGTATTAATATCAATGGAGCCTTAGATGTAAAGCGCTTAGAAGTTACAACTCTTTCTTCCGACTCTATCAATGCGCAATCTACTCTTGATTTGTTTAAAAAATGGGAAGAAAAGTATCCTTTTGCACAAAAGAGCTCTTTCAAAACCAGGAAATAA
- a CDS encoding IS30 family transposase encodes MIFNNQTQGETLPKGYHHLTYDQRCQIYILKARGDTSSSIANILKVHHSTISRELKRNKGQRGYRHQQAQEKAFLRKNSQPNKKMTPQIVTRIEEKIKLQWSPIQISGWLKRHGKEHVSHETIYNHIWKDKRQGGQLYRELRHRGKKYNKQRKGASGRGNMPGRIDIKQRPCIVEKKTRLGDWELDTVIGAGHKGVIVSMVERTSKLTKLAKVSHKTAEEVSQALIEQLKPIKDFVHTLTADNGKEFAYHQMVSFELETDFYFATPYHSWERGLNEHTNGLVRQYFPKTQSFLDTTSKDIERVETLLNNRPRKALNFETPLEVFTRLSTNMLCSGAQ; translated from the coding sequence GTGATTTTTAACAATCAAACACAAGGAGAGACCTTGCCTAAAGGCTACCATCACCTAACCTATGACCAAAGATGTCAGATTTATATTTTAAAAGCTAGAGGAGATACATCTAGCTCAATAGCAAACATTCTAAAAGTTCATCATAGCACTATTAGTAGGGAACTTAAGAGAAATAAAGGGCAACGAGGATACCGTCATCAGCAAGCTCAAGAAAAAGCATTTCTTAGAAAAAATTCTCAGCCCAATAAAAAAATGACTCCTCAAATAGTTACCCGTATTGAAGAAAAAATCAAGTTGCAATGGAGCCCTATACAAATATCCGGATGGCTTAAAAGACATGGTAAAGAACATGTTAGTCATGAGACCATCTATAATCATATCTGGAAAGATAAACGACAGGGAGGACAGCTTTATAGAGAGCTCCGTCATCGAGGGAAAAAATATAACAAGCAGAGAAAGGGAGCTTCTGGAAGAGGGAACATGCCTGGTCGTATAGATATTAAGCAACGGCCTTGTATTGTAGAAAAAAAGACTCGTTTAGGAGACTGGGAACTAGATACAGTCATAGGGGCAGGACATAAAGGCGTAATTGTATCAATGGTAGAAAGAACTTCCAAGCTAACTAAGCTCGCCAAAGTTTCTCATAAAACTGCAGAGGAAGTAAGTCAAGCGTTAATTGAACAACTTAAACCTATCAAAGATTTTGTACACACATTAACAGCAGACAACGGAAAAGAATTTGCCTATCACCAAATGGTTAGTTTCGAGCTAGAGACAGACTTCTACTTTGCAACGCCCTACCATTCTTGGGAAAGAGGCTTAAATGAGCATACAAACGGACTAGTTAGGCAATATTTTCCTAAAACACAAAGCTTTTTAGATACGACTTCCAAGGATATAGAAAGGGTGGAAACTTTACTAAATAACAGACCTAGAAAGGCTCTCAACTTCGAAACTCCACTAGAAGTGTTTACGAGATTATCTACAAACATGCTATGCTCGGGTGCACAATAG
- a CDS encoding transposase, which translates to MVICDNAAYYRSKIVANYLKTSRLEIKFLPPYSPDLNLIERLWRFMNKKVRNNRYYEKFLDFKTAIYAFFENVPKYREELQPLLSRKFCLVKS; encoded by the coding sequence GTGGTTATATGCGATAATGCTGCCTACTATAGGTCAAAAATTGTTGCAAATTACCTAAAAACATCCAGATTAGAAATCAAATTCTTGCCTCCTTATTCTCCCGATCTCAATCTGATTGAACGCCTTTGGCGATTCATGAATAAAAAAGTTCGCAATAATCGATATTATGAAAAATTCTTAGATTTCAAGACGGCAATTTATGCCTTTTTTGAAAACGTTCCTAAATATCGGGAAGAATTGCAGCCTCTTTTATCTAGGAAATTTTGCTTAGTTAAATCTTAA
- a CDS encoding ribose-phosphate diphosphokinase: protein MSSSNSFMLFAGTSHRELAEQIAKSLEIDLGKTLIETFPDGEIGISILESVRGKDVFVVQSMARHPNSYLMELLIFVDALKRSSARSIIAVIPYFGYARQDRRGMGREPITAKLVADLLQRSGVTRILTMDLHTEQIQGFFDIPVDNLYARPALVDAVRKLQPNQIVTPDIGSIKLACAFAEKLNIDFAVIDKRRVNANEVESALIGDVHQKRVLLVDDMCSTGETLKKAALVCKRAGASLVFAAVTHGLFIGRFENSGIERIIMSNTVPTPNCNVEVVSVAPLFAEAIRSIVNAKSISSLFTRF from the coding sequence ATGTCTTCGAGCAATTCTTTTATGTTGTTTGCAGGAACTTCTCATAGAGAGCTTGCAGAGCAAATTGCAAAAAGCTTGGAAATTGATTTAGGAAAAACTCTTATTGAGACTTTTCCAGATGGCGAGATAGGCATCTCTATTTTAGAGAGTGTCCGTGGTAAGGATGTGTTCGTTGTGCAATCAATGGCACGCCATCCAAATTCCTATCTCATGGAACTGTTGATTTTTGTTGATGCATTAAAGCGCTCATCCGCTCGCTCTATTATTGCCGTGATCCCTTATTTTGGGTATGCGCGTCAAGATCGAAGAGGGATGGGAAGAGAGCCGATTACAGCAAAACTTGTTGCAGATCTTCTGCAACGATCTGGTGTAACGCGTATATTAACAATGGATCTGCATACAGAGCAAATTCAAGGGTTCTTCGATATTCCTGTCGATAATCTTTATGCACGTCCGGCATTAGTAGATGCTGTTCGGAAATTACAGCCTAATCAAATAGTGACGCCTGATATCGGTAGTATTAAATTAGCTTGTGCTTTTGCAGAAAAATTAAATATTGATTTTGCAGTCATTGATAAACGACGTGTAAATGCAAATGAAGTGGAATCTGCTTTAATTGGAGATGTTCATCAGAAGCGTGTTTTGCTCGTAGATGATATGTGCTCAACCGGGGAGACTCTCAAAAAAGCAGCTTTAGTTTGCAAAAGAGCTGGGGCTAGCTTAGTTTTTGCAGCTGTTACACATGGATTATTTATAGGAAGATTTGAAAATAGTGGGATTGAAAGGATAATTATGAGCAATACTGTGCCAACTCCTAATTGCAATGTGGAAGTGGTCTCAGTAGCACCTTTGTTTGCAGAAGCAATACGATCAATTGTTAATGCTAAATCTATTTCCTCACTTTTTACACGGTTTTAA
- a CDS encoding 50S ribosomal protein L25/general stress protein Ctc, with protein MKLVVKPRFSQKKSEVKQIRSVGDIPAVIYSLKKEPASLIVSGQEFDTVLRQMQPGHLPTTVFTLSDGVEECQAIIKEIQYHVITYKVSHIDFEELIDGVDVHVKVPVNCIGTMECIGVKLGGVVRQVMRHVKVKCQPKHIPTKFDVDVKNANIGNSLRVKDLQGISSDVTILAKEHDVVAVIAKR; from the coding sequence ATGAAGCTTGTAGTGAAACCTCGTTTTAGCCAGAAAAAAAGCGAAGTAAAACAGATTCGATCCGTAGGGGATATTCCTGCTGTTATCTATTCTTTAAAAAAAGAGCCTGCGAGCCTAATCGTTAGTGGTCAAGAATTTGATACAGTATTAAGACAAATGCAACCAGGCCACTTACCAACAACTGTTTTTACCTTAAGTGATGGGGTAGAAGAGTGTCAGGCTATTATTAAAGAAATTCAATATCACGTAATTACCTATAAAGTTTCACACATTGATTTTGAAGAGTTAATAGATGGTGTAGATGTACATGTAAAAGTACCTGTTAATTGCATAGGAACCATGGAATGTATTGGGGTCAAATTGGGGGGAGTTGTGCGTCAGGTAATGCGTCATGTGAAAGTGAAATGTCAACCAAAACATATTCCTACAAAATTCGATGTAGATGTAAAAAACGCTAATATTGGGAATTCTTTACGTGTGAAAGATTTGCAAGGAATATCAAGTGATGTAACTATTCTAGCAAAAGAGCATGACGTTGTAGCTGTTATTGCAAAACGCTAA